A single Triticum dicoccoides isolate Atlit2015 ecotype Zavitan chromosome 2A, WEW_v2.0, whole genome shotgun sequence DNA region contains:
- the LOC119355128 gene encoding uncharacterized WD repeat-containing protein sll0163-like — MPRSNSDRDDIFFDAFDDISSAREPSSSDDCSTSGEGLAPREFEYDIWANEPMSVKERRQRFLEGMGLDDLGSTKVDLPQCQAEITSADTGADLQERTVMSDVSSLGSSIPENESAFDAACCIRDLDSGKRYVVHNGGHDGLTSFLKDVATDKVLSLLEFESLVGVSRSVQKLLRRAYCQSPALATEAKEAIGGKKKDIKSLCKNLMKKRSFGGMCKTDVHVKSCTTSIPSRTKVQHRKKKNAEFSAVYMGQEIRAHNGLIRVMKFSPSGWYLASGGEDCVVRIWQITEVDAHSKMYGGENHSHEHVEKIKILKPKLEEGQGRALAVMPSKGFHITESPLHELHGHTGDVLDMTWSNSDCLLTSSKDKTVRLWKVGSDVCLGVFRHKDYVTCVQFNPTDERYFISGSIDGKVRIWDVLHKRVVNWADTRNVISAVSYQPDGKNFVVGTTGGVCRFYDQSGEDIQLDKELFMQGKKKSAANRIKSLQLCTSDSPRFLVTSTDSKIRVADGADIVQKFKGPWKSKALSSPSLTSDGRYLISTGMDSNVYIWNFDNSSSASQKGEAKSVRSCEMFFSKDVTTAVPWPGVHQDRHVKPSRLPEKSASASALRRHGGESRSPGTWFFADGMRGSVTWPEEKLTSAKPVNGPRLADCLSAISAAWNMVIVTASHGGVIRSFHNYGLPVTL; from the exons ATGCCAAGATCCAACTCAGACAGGGATGATATCTTCTTTGATGCATTTGATGATATTAGTTCAGCAAGGGAGCCTTCATCATCAGATGATTGTAGTACGAGTGGCGAAGGATTGGCGCCAAGGGAATTTGAGTACGACATTTGGGCAAACGAGCCAATGAGTGTTAAAGAAAGGCGGCAAAGATTCCTGGAGGGAATGGGATTAGATGACTTAGGTTCCACTAAAGTGGATCTTCCTCAATGTCAGGCAGAGATAACAAGTGCTGACACTGGTGCTGACTTGCAGGAAAGGACTGTTATGAGCGACGTCTCTTCTTTGGGTTCATCTATACCTGAGAATGAATCAGCATTTGATGCCGCCTGCTGCATTAGGGATCTGGATAGTGGAAAGAGATATGTAGTTCATAATGGCGGGCATGACGGACTAACTAGCTTTCTCAAGGATGTTGCAACAGATAAGGTGTTGTCTCTTCTGGAGTTTGAAAGCTTAGTTGGTGTTTCTCGATCTGTTCAAAAGTTATTACGAAGAGCATATTGCCAGAGTCCTGCCCTGGCAACAGAGGCAAAAGAGGCTATTGGTGGAAAGAAAAAGGATATCAAAAGCTTGTGCAAAAACTTGATGAAGAAGAGGAGTTTCGGTGGAATGTGCAAGACTGATGTCCATGTAAAAAGCTGCACGACAAGTATACCAtccagaacaaaagttcagcaccgAAAGAAGAAGAATGCGGAATTCTCTGCTGTCTATATGGGTCAAGAAATCCGGGCTCACAACGGTTTAATTAGAGTAATGAAGTTTAGTCCGTCTGGCTGGTATTTAGCAAGTGGTGGTGAGGACTGTGTTGTGAGAATTTGGCAGATTACAGAAGTGGACGCACATTCTAAAATGTATGGGGGAGAGAACCACTCtcatgaacatgtagagaaaattaAAATCCTAAAACCGAAGCTAGAAGAGGGGCAGGGCCGTGCACTTGCAGTTATGCCAAGCAAGGGTTTTCACATTACAGAGAGCCCATTGCATGAATTGCATGGCCATACAGGTGATGTCCTGGATATGACATGGTCGAATTCAGAT TGTCTGTTGACCTCATCAAAAGATAAGACAGTCAGATTGTGGAAAGTTGGCTCAGATGTTTGTCTTGGAGTATTCAGACACAAAGACTACG TGACGTGTGTTCAGTTCAATCCTACTGACGAAAGATACTTCATCAGTGGTTCAATAGATGGTAAAGTTCGCATTTGGGATGTTCTACACAAGCGGGTCGTCAACTGGGCTGATACCAGGAATGTTATATCTGCTGTTAGTTACCAACCAGATGGAAAG AATTTTGTTGTTGGCACGACTGGAGGAGTTTGTCGCTTCTACGATCAATCAG GTGAAGACATCCAACTAGACAAAGAATTGTTTATGCAAGGGAAAAAGAAATCTGCTGCCAATCGGATCAAGAGTCTGCAG TTATGTACAAGTGATTCCCCTAGATTCCTAGTTACATCAACAGATTCCAAGATTCGAGTTGCTGATGGTGCTGATATCGTCCAAAAGTTTAAAG GGCCTTGGAAGTCGAAGGCTCTTTCATCGCCATCACTAACATCAGATGGCAGATATCTTATATCCACTGGCATGGACTCCAATGTCTACATATGGAATTTTGACAACTCAAGCAGCGCCTCACAGAAAGGTGAAGCCAAATCGGTTCGATCGTGCGAAATGTTCTTCTCCAAGGACGTGACAACCGCGGTGCCATGGCCGGGGGTGCACCAAGACAGGCATGTCAAGCCGTCCCGCTTGCCCGAGAAATCTGCCAGCGCGTCGGCTTTACGCCGCCATGGAGGAGAAAGCCGTTCCCCTGGGACATGGTTCTTCGCGGACGGCATGAGGGGGTCTGTGACGTGGCCAGAGGAGAAGCTCACTTCGGCGAAGCCTGTCAATGGCCCCCGGCTGGCTGACTGTCTCTCGGCGATATCGGCTGCCTGGAACATGGTGATAGTGACGGCGAGCCACGGCGGCGTGATCCGGTCCTTCCACAACTACGGCTTGCCTGTGACGTTGTGA